From Cygnus atratus isolate AKBS03 ecotype Queensland, Australia chromosome 1, CAtr_DNAZoo_HiC_assembly, whole genome shotgun sequence, the proteins below share one genomic window:
- the ANKRD16 gene encoding ankyrin repeat domain-containing protein 16 isoform X1: protein MAEEPRLFKLACRGQLEELKDALRRGDAGGQRCGRSGDTLLHLAARHGHRRLLAWLLEELALDVEVANGDYKRPLHEAASMGHGECVSYLLARGASVDPLKRADWTPLMMACTRQNLEVIKDLVEHGANPLLKNKDGWNCFHLASREGHGQVLRYLLAASPSSWDTESTTRRTPLHTAGKGDARPLGRGGAAPGAVPVQTGQQGQLWSHSLHGRSPERARRHCPAAPGKTPGLPHSRGCAGRSGAAPGGRHGAGRSHSVPGGRAGCRGRRESDGPAAHSAALRSQGRTHAHHPDAAVPRCRHPREGRERPLCPARGVRWAARGCRPDPARRRAAGRPGWRRHPGTAAREEAGGRPGFPRTGCQRVRPPGRESRFVSARAGLRLSFCSTQRVQTAEAVAPRSKTVEGRCPTDDLWGPCRARTGGPCAARGGMRQRRGRPEGEDDTWVVFTALRDPFLREPRYAAVSDLREKEGLVSADLLAWRFSPPPKGPFSSKRGGKGLQISRSR from the exons ATGGCAGAAGAGCCTCGTCTCTTCAAGCTGGCCTGTCgggggcagctggaggagctgaaggaCGCTCTGCGGCGCGGGGACGCCGGCGGGCAGCGCTGCGGGCGCTCGGGGGACACGCTGCTGCACCTCGCCGCCCGGCACGGCCACCGCCGCCTCCTCgcctggctgctggaggagctggcgCTGGACGTGGAGGTGGCCAACGGCGACTACAAGAGGCCCCTCCACGAAGCCGCCTCCATGGGCCACGGGGAGTGCGTCTCCTACCTCCTGGCCAGGGGAGCCAGCGTGGATCCCTTGAAAAGGGCGGACTG GACTCCCCTGATGATGGCTTGCACCAGGCAGAACCTGGAGGTGATCAAAGACCTCGTGGAGCACGGAGCCAACCCGCTGCTGAAGAACAAGGACGGCTGGAATTGCTTTCACCTCGCCAGCCGGGAGGGCCACGGGCAGGTCCTGCGGTACCTGCTGGCAGCGTCCCCGAGCAGCTGGGACACGGAGAGCACGACCAGGAGAACGCCTCTGCACACGGCGGGTAAGGG CGATGCACGGCCGCTGGGACGCGGtggagctgctcctggagcG GTGCCAGTACAAACCGGACAGCAGGGACAACTGTGGAGTCACTCCCTTCATGGACGCTCTCCAGAACGGGCACGTCGACATTGCCCGGCTGCTCCTGGAAAAACACCGG GCTTGCCCCACAGCCGTGGATGCGCTGGGCGCTCAGGCGCTGCACCGGGCGGCCGTCACGGCGCAGGACGGAGCCATTCGGTTCCTGGTGGCCGAGCTGGGTGTCGGGGTCGACGAGAGAGCGACGGCCCTGCGGCTCACAGCGCTGCACTACGCAGCCAAG GAAGGACACACGCACACCATCCAGACGCTGCTGTCCCTCGGTGCCGACATCCACGCGAAGGACGGGAAAGGCCGCTCTG CCCTGCACGCGGCGTGCGCTGGGCAGCACGCGGCTGCCGCCCGGATCCTGCTCGGCGCCGGGCTGCGGGACGCCCCGGATGGCGCAGGCACCCTGGCACGGCAGCTCGCGAGGAAGCCGGAGGTCGTCCGGGTTTTCCGAGAACGGGATGTCAGCGCGTGAGGCCGCCCGGGAGAGAAAGCCGCTTCGTTTCGGCGCG GGCTGGACTACGCCTCTCCTTCTGCAGCACCCAGCGCGTCCAAACAGCCGAGGCCGTGGCCCCTCGGAGTAAAACCGTGGAAGGCAGGTGCCCCACGGATGATCTCTGGGGGCCTTGCAGGGCTCGAACTGGGGGACCCTGCGCAGCTCGTGGTGGGATGCGCCAGCGCAGAGGACGTCCTGAAGGAGAAGACGACACCTGGGTCGTTTTTACAGCCCTAAGGGACCCGTTCCTCCGCGAACCCCGTTACGCTGCTGTAAGTgatctgagagaaaaagagggacTTGTGAGCGCAGACCTCCTCGCGTGGCGCT
- the ANKRD16 gene encoding ankyrin repeat domain-containing protein 16 isoform X3 gives MAEEPRLFKLACRGQLEELKDALRRGDAGGQRCGRSGDTLLHLAARHGHRRLLAWLLEELALDVEVANGDYKRPLHEAASMGHGECVSYLLARGASVDPLKRADWTPLMMACTRQNLEVIKDLVEHGANPLLKNKDGWNCFHLASREGHGQVLRYLLAASPSSWDTESTTRRTPLHTAAMHGRWDAVELLLERCQYKPDSRDNCGVTPFMDALQNGHVDIARLLLEKHRACPTAVDALGAQALHRAAVTAQDGAIRFLVAELGVGVDERATALRLTALHYAAKEGHTHTIQTLLSLGADIHAKDGKGRSALHAACAGQHAAAARILLGAGLRDAPDGAGTLARQLARKPEVVRVFRERDVSA, from the exons ATGGCAGAAGAGCCTCGTCTCTTCAAGCTGGCCTGTCgggggcagctggaggagctgaaggaCGCTCTGCGGCGCGGGGACGCCGGCGGGCAGCGCTGCGGGCGCTCGGGGGACACGCTGCTGCACCTCGCCGCCCGGCACGGCCACCGCCGCCTCCTCgcctggctgctggaggagctggcgCTGGACGTGGAGGTGGCCAACGGCGACTACAAGAGGCCCCTCCACGAAGCCGCCTCCATGGGCCACGGGGAGTGCGTCTCCTACCTCCTGGCCAGGGGAGCCAGCGTGGATCCCTTGAAAAGGGCGGACTG GACTCCCCTGATGATGGCTTGCACCAGGCAGAACCTGGAGGTGATCAAAGACCTCGTGGAGCACGGAGCCAACCCGCTGCTGAAGAACAAGGACGGCTGGAATTGCTTTCACCTCGCCAGCCGGGAGGGCCACGGGCAGGTCCTGCGGTACCTGCTGGCAGCGTCCCCGAGCAGCTGGGACACGGAGAGCACGACCAGGAGAACGCCTCTGCACACGGCGG CGATGCACGGCCGCTGGGACGCGGtggagctgctcctggagcG GTGCCAGTACAAACCGGACAGCAGGGACAACTGTGGAGTCACTCCCTTCATGGACGCTCTCCAGAACGGGCACGTCGACATTGCCCGGCTGCTCCTGGAAAAACACCGG GCTTGCCCCACAGCCGTGGATGCGCTGGGCGCTCAGGCGCTGCACCGGGCGGCCGTCACGGCGCAGGACGGAGCCATTCGGTTCCTGGTGGCCGAGCTGGGTGTCGGGGTCGACGAGAGAGCGACGGCCCTGCGGCTCACAGCGCTGCACTACGCAGCCAAG GAAGGACACACGCACACCATCCAGACGCTGCTGTCCCTCGGTGCCGACATCCACGCGAAGGACGGGAAAGGCCGCTCTG CCCTGCACGCGGCGTGCGCTGGGCAGCACGCGGCTGCCGCCCGGATCCTGCTCGGCGCCGGGCTGCGGGACGCCCCGGATGGCGCAGGCACCCTGGCACGGCAGCTCGCGAGGAAGCCGGAGGTCGTCCGGGTTTTCCGAGAACGGGATGTCAGCGCGTGA
- the ANKRD16 gene encoding ankyrin repeat domain-containing protein 16 isoform X2 has product MAEEPRLFKLACRGQLEELKDALRRGDAGGQRCGRSGDTLLHLAARHGHRRLLAWLLEELALDVEVANGDYKRPLHEAASMGHGECVSYLLARGASVDPLKRADWTPLMMACTRQNLEVIKDLVEHGANPLLKNKDGWNCFHLASREGHGQVLRYLLAASPSSWDTESTTRRTPLHTAGASTNRTAGTTVESLPSWTLSRTGTSTLPGCSWKNTGLAPQPWMRWALRRCTGRPSRRRTEPFGSWWPSWVSGSTRERRPCGSQRCTTQPRKDTRTPSRRCCPSVPTSTRRTGKAALPCTRRALGSTRLPPGSCSAPGCGTPRMAQAPWHGSSRGSRRSSGFSENGMSAREAARERKPLRFGAGWTTPLLLQHPARPNSRGRGPSE; this is encoded by the exons ATGGCAGAAGAGCCTCGTCTCTTCAAGCTGGCCTGTCgggggcagctggaggagctgaaggaCGCTCTGCGGCGCGGGGACGCCGGCGGGCAGCGCTGCGGGCGCTCGGGGGACACGCTGCTGCACCTCGCCGCCCGGCACGGCCACCGCCGCCTCCTCgcctggctgctggaggagctggcgCTGGACGTGGAGGTGGCCAACGGCGACTACAAGAGGCCCCTCCACGAAGCCGCCTCCATGGGCCACGGGGAGTGCGTCTCCTACCTCCTGGCCAGGGGAGCCAGCGTGGATCCCTTGAAAAGGGCGGACTG GACTCCCCTGATGATGGCTTGCACCAGGCAGAACCTGGAGGTGATCAAAGACCTCGTGGAGCACGGAGCCAACCCGCTGCTGAAGAACAAGGACGGCTGGAATTGCTTTCACCTCGCCAGCCGGGAGGGCCACGGGCAGGTCCTGCGGTACCTGCTGGCAGCGTCCCCGAGCAGCTGGGACACGGAGAGCACGACCAGGAGAACGCCTCTGCACACGGCGG GTGCCAGTACAAACCGGACAGCAGGGACAACTGTGGAGTCACTCCCTTCATGGACGCTCTCCAGAACGGGCACGTCGACATTGCCCGGCTGCTCCTGGAAAAACACCGG GCTTGCCCCACAGCCGTGGATGCGCTGGGCGCTCAGGCGCTGCACCGGGCGGCCGTCACGGCGCAGGACGGAGCCATTCGGTTCCTGGTGGCCGAGCTGGGTGTCGGGGTCGACGAGAGAGCGACGGCCCTGCGGCTCACAGCGCTGCACTACGCAGCCAAG GAAGGACACACGCACACCATCCAGACGCTGCTGTCCCTCGGTGCCGACATCCACGCGAAGGACGGGAAAGGCCGCTCTG CCCTGCACGCGGCGTGCGCTGGGCAGCACGCGGCTGCCGCCCGGATCCTGCTCGGCGCCGGGCTGCGGGACGCCCCGGATGGCGCAGGCACCCTGGCACGGCAGCTCGCGAGGAAGCCGGAGGTCGTCCGGGTTTTCCGAGAACGGGATGTCAGCGCGTGAGGCCGCCCGGGAGAGAAAGCCGCTTCGTTTCGGCGCG GGCTGGACTACGCCTCTCCTTCTGCAGCACCCAGCGCGTCCAAACAGCCGAGGCCGTGGCCCCTCGGAGTAA
- the ANKRD16 gene encoding ankyrin repeat domain-containing protein 16 isoform X5, producing MAEEPRLFKLACRGQLEELKDALRRGDAGGQRCGRSGDTLLHLAARHGHRRLLAWLLEELALDVEVANGDYKRPLHEAASMGHGECVSYLLARGASVDPLKRADWTPLMMACTRQNLEVIKDLVEHGANPLLKNKDGWNCFHLASREGHGQVLRYLLAASPSSWDTESTTRRTPLHTAGASTNRTAGTTVESLPSWTLSRTGTSTLPGCSWKNTGLAPQPWMRWALRRCTGRPSRRRTEPFGSWWPSWVSGSTRERRPCGSQRCTTQPRKDTRTPSRRCCPSVPTSTRRTGKAALALVLLGFLTS from the exons ATGGCAGAAGAGCCTCGTCTCTTCAAGCTGGCCTGTCgggggcagctggaggagctgaaggaCGCTCTGCGGCGCGGGGACGCCGGCGGGCAGCGCTGCGGGCGCTCGGGGGACACGCTGCTGCACCTCGCCGCCCGGCACGGCCACCGCCGCCTCCTCgcctggctgctggaggagctggcgCTGGACGTGGAGGTGGCCAACGGCGACTACAAGAGGCCCCTCCACGAAGCCGCCTCCATGGGCCACGGGGAGTGCGTCTCCTACCTCCTGGCCAGGGGAGCCAGCGTGGATCCCTTGAAAAGGGCGGACTG GACTCCCCTGATGATGGCTTGCACCAGGCAGAACCTGGAGGTGATCAAAGACCTCGTGGAGCACGGAGCCAACCCGCTGCTGAAGAACAAGGACGGCTGGAATTGCTTTCACCTCGCCAGCCGGGAGGGCCACGGGCAGGTCCTGCGGTACCTGCTGGCAGCGTCCCCGAGCAGCTGGGACACGGAGAGCACGACCAGGAGAACGCCTCTGCACACGGCGG GTGCCAGTACAAACCGGACAGCAGGGACAACTGTGGAGTCACTCCCTTCATGGACGCTCTCCAGAACGGGCACGTCGACATTGCCCGGCTGCTCCTGGAAAAACACCGG GCTTGCCCCACAGCCGTGGATGCGCTGGGCGCTCAGGCGCTGCACCGGGCGGCCGTCACGGCGCAGGACGGAGCCATTCGGTTCCTGGTGGCCGAGCTGGGTGTCGGGGTCGACGAGAGAGCGACGGCCCTGCGGCTCACAGCGCTGCACTACGCAGCCAAG GAAGGACACACGCACACCATCCAGACGCTGCTGTCCCTCGGTGCCGACATCCACGCGAAGGACGGGAAAGGCCGCTCTG GCTCTCGTTCTGCTGGGCTTTCTGACGTCTTAA
- the ANKRD16 gene encoding ankyrin repeat domain-containing protein 16 isoform X4, translating into MAEEPRLFKLACRGQLEELKDALRRGDAGGQRCGRSGDTLLHLAARHGHRRLLAWLLEELALDVEVANGDYKRPLHEAASMGHGECVSYLLARGASVDPLKRADWTPLMMACTRQNLEVIKDLVEHGANPLLKNKDGWNCFHLASREGHGQVLRYLLAASPSSWDTESTTRRTPLHTAGKGDARPLGRGGAAPGAVPVQTGQQGQLWSHSLHGRSPERARRHCPAAPGKTPGLPHSRGCAGRSGAAPGGRHGAGRSHSVPGGRAGCRGRRESDGPAAHSAALRSQGRTHAHHPDAAVPRCRHPREGRERPLWLSFCWAF; encoded by the exons ATGGCAGAAGAGCCTCGTCTCTTCAAGCTGGCCTGTCgggggcagctggaggagctgaaggaCGCTCTGCGGCGCGGGGACGCCGGCGGGCAGCGCTGCGGGCGCTCGGGGGACACGCTGCTGCACCTCGCCGCCCGGCACGGCCACCGCCGCCTCCTCgcctggctgctggaggagctggcgCTGGACGTGGAGGTGGCCAACGGCGACTACAAGAGGCCCCTCCACGAAGCCGCCTCCATGGGCCACGGGGAGTGCGTCTCCTACCTCCTGGCCAGGGGAGCCAGCGTGGATCCCTTGAAAAGGGCGGACTG GACTCCCCTGATGATGGCTTGCACCAGGCAGAACCTGGAGGTGATCAAAGACCTCGTGGAGCACGGAGCCAACCCGCTGCTGAAGAACAAGGACGGCTGGAATTGCTTTCACCTCGCCAGCCGGGAGGGCCACGGGCAGGTCCTGCGGTACCTGCTGGCAGCGTCCCCGAGCAGCTGGGACACGGAGAGCACGACCAGGAGAACGCCTCTGCACACGGCGGGTAAGGG CGATGCACGGCCGCTGGGACGCGGtggagctgctcctggagcG GTGCCAGTACAAACCGGACAGCAGGGACAACTGTGGAGTCACTCCCTTCATGGACGCTCTCCAGAACGGGCACGTCGACATTGCCCGGCTGCTCCTGGAAAAACACCGG GCTTGCCCCACAGCCGTGGATGCGCTGGGCGCTCAGGCGCTGCACCGGGCGGCCGTCACGGCGCAGGACGGAGCCATTCGGTTCCTGGTGGCCGAGCTGGGTGTCGGGGTCGACGAGAGAGCGACGGCCCTGCGGCTCACAGCGCTGCACTACGCAGCCAAG GAAGGACACACGCACACCATCCAGACGCTGCTGTCCCTCGGTGCCGACATCCACGCGAAGGACGGGAAAGGCCGCTCTG GCTCTCGTTCTGCTGGGCTTTCTGA